The following are encoded together in the Limanda limanda chromosome 12, fLimLim1.1, whole genome shotgun sequence genome:
- the marcksb gene encoding myristoylated alanine-rich protein kinase C substrate b, producing the protein MGAQTSKPAGKEDVVAGEQPAEGAAVAAKTNGQENGHAKTNGDASPTAEEANKADVQANGSTPTEEAPKEGEKVEGAEANGEKEPAATNGEASAKPEEGTPSTSEDGKQKKKRFSFKKPSFKLSGFTFKKTKKDSEENAEEGAAAAAEPVEGEKEASEEAAAEEAKPAEAGEEGAKEAAAEEPKPVEEVKAEGEVAAAAAAGGAEEKPAEASPAEPETAASPEAAPAAAAE; encoded by the exons ATGGGAGCGCAAACCTCCAAACCCGCCGGGAAAGAGGACGTGGTGGCGGGGGAGCAGCCCGCGGAGGGAGCGGCCGTGGCGGCGAAGACCAACGGACAG GAGAATGGCCACGCCAAAACCAACGGTGATGCCTCTCCGACTGCGGAGGAGGCCAACAAGGCGGATGTCCAGGCCAACGGCAGCACTCCAACCGAGGAGGCGCccaaagaaggagagaaagtagAGGGTGCCGAGGCCAACGGAGAGAAGGAGCCCGCGGCCACAAACGGCGAAGCCTCTGCCAAGCCGGAGGAAGGCACTCCATCCACCAGCGAGGACGgcaagcagaagaagaagcgcTTCTCCTTCAAGAAACCCTCCTTCAAGCTCAGCGGCTTCACTTTCAAGAAGACCAAGAAGGATTCTGAGGAGAATGCCGAGGAAGGAGCAGCCGCCGCCGCAGAGccagtggagggagagaaggaggcgtCAGAGGAGGCAGCCGCCGAGGAGGCCAAGCCAGCCGAGGCCGGTGAGGAGGGAGCCAAGGAGGctgcagctgaggagccgaagccagtggaggaggtgaaggcagagggagaagtagcagcagcagccgccgcaggaggtgcagaggagaaaCCGGCTGAAGCTTCACCCGCTGAGCCGGAGACGGCAGCCAGTCCGGAGGCCGcccctgccgccgccgccgagtAA
- the col10a1a gene encoding collagen, type X, alpha 1a has product MDMRVASILLLVVTLTAAHGERYMVKKMVKAAPQYQPYSVKSQAGEPGPAGEPGPEGPAGPPGPPGESAEGLTGPEGPPGPPGAPGRSIAGKPGSPGGPGKPGSHGQNGEKGDTGAHGSQGPRGAPGSPGTPGPAGLSASGKPGSSGLPGSMGPRGESGLKGHPGIPGLPGAKGDRGVGAPGPQGETGPEGAMGQSGEPGAAGVGKPGRTGAPGEPGKSGSSGRDGATGPMGPQGPKGHTGAPGVGSSGKPGDNGAPGMPGPVGAKGHQGPAGATGAPGVPGYGKPGANGEKGQSGATGAPGATGSKGEQGHTGYTGATGATGSTGPVGPQGERGFSGESGAAGSKGDTGATGAQGSKGNKGDQGVQGFQGKQGYPGAAGPPGPRGGSGATGTKGDVGAPGTPGSPGIPGPAGPKGHPGRAGESGASGSDGAPGATGSGGPQGPAGAPGLKGHPGLPGNPGPSGLAAKGIPGPQGPPGLPGADGVDGESGPAGPPGAPGPPGEVMFEKGKGYGEVMVKSPMSAFTASLATPYPAAGSPIKFDQIVYNAENHYDPESGIFTCQIPGVYYFSYSIHVNGANALVALYKNGQPVMFTYDEYSKGFLDQMSGSAVLLLDEQDTVFIQIPDDEANGVFAAENVHCSFSGFLIAST; this is encoded by the coding sequence CTGGTGAGCCTGGTCCTGCAGGTGAGCCCGGCCCTGAGGGACCTGCTGGCCCTCCTGGTCCCCCAGGTGAGAGTGCCGAAGGCCTGACTGGACCCGAGGGACCTCCAGGACCTCCTGGAGCTCCCGGCCGCTCCATTGCTGGAAAACCTGGATCCCCTGGTGGACCTGGCAAACCTGGCAGCCATGGACAAAATGGTGAGAAAGGTGACACTGGAGCTCATGGCTCTCAGGGACCTAGGGGAGCACCAGGTTCTCCTGGAACCCCCGGCCCTGCTGGACTCTCTGCTTCTGGAAAGCCTGGATCTTCAGGTCTTCCTGGATCAATGGGACCTAGAGGAGAGTCTGGTCTGAAGGGACACCCAGGTATCCCTGGACTTCCAGGTGCAAAGGGAGATAGAGGGGTGGGAGCTCCTGGACCACAGGGTGAGACAGGACCTGAAGGAGCTATGGGCCAATCAGGTGAACCAGGTGCTGCTGGAGTTGGAAAGCCAGGTAGGACAGGTGCCCCCGGAGAGCCAGGAAAGTCAGGTAGCTCAGGTAGAGATGGTGCCACTGGTCCCATGGGACCACAGGGACCTAAGGGACACACTGGTGCCCCAGGTGTAGGTAGTTCAGGTAAACCAGGCGACAATGGTGCCCCAGGTATGCCCGGTCCAGTTGGCGCTAAAGGCCATCAAGGACCTGCTGGTGCCACTGGTGCCCCTGGAGTCCCAGGTTATGGAAAGCCAGGTGCAAATGGAGAGAAGGGACAGAGCGGAGCCACAGGTGCCCCTGGTGCCACAGGTTCAAAGGGAGAGCAAGGTCATACAGGATATACTGGTGCCACTGGtgctactggttctactggtccTGTTGGACCTCAGGGTGAGAGAGGTTTCTCAGGTGAATCTGGTGCTGCTGGCTCTAAAGGTGACACAGGTGCAACTGGAGCTCAGGGATCTAAGGGAAACAAGGGAGATCAGGGAGTGCAAGGTTTCCAAGGTAAGCAGGGTTACCCAGGTGCTGCTGGTCCTCCTGGACCCAGAGGTGGTAGTGGAGCAACAGGCACCAAAGGTGATGTAGGTGCCCCAGGTACCCCAGGTTCCCCCGGTATTCCAGGCCCTGCTGGACCCAAAGGTCATCCCGGCCGTGCAGGTGAATCAGGTGCTTCTGGTTCTGATGGTGCTCCAGGTGCCACAGGCTCTGGTGGTCCTCAAGGTCCTGCTGGTGCTCCCGGTCTTAAGGGACACCCAGGTCTCCCTGGTAACCCTGGCCCTTCTGGGTTGGCTGCTAAGGGTATCCCCGGACCACAGGGTCCCCCTGGTCTGCCTGGTGCTGATGGTGTTGATGGAGAATCTGGCCCAGCTGGACCTCCTGGTGCCCCAGGTCCCCCTGGTGAGGTTATGTTTGAGAAGGGCAAAGGCTACGGCGAGGTCATGGTCAAGTCCCCCATGTCTGCTTTCACTGCTTCTCTGGCTACCCCTTACCCTGCTGCTGGCAGCCCCATTAAGTTTGACCAGATAGTGTACAATGCTGAGAATCACTATGACCCCGAGTCTGGCATCTTCACTTGCCAGATTCCCGGAGTTTACTATTTCTCCTACAGCATCCATGTCAATGGAGCCAATGCCCTGGTTGCTCTGTACAAGAATGGCCAGCCTGTTATGTTCACTTATGATGAGTACAGCAAGGGCTTCCTGGACCAGATGTCCGGCAGTGCCGTCCTCTTGCTCGACGAGCAGGACACAGTTTTCATCCAGATCCCCGATGATGAGGCCAATGGTGTCTTTGCGGCCGAAAATGTCCACTGCTCTTTCTCTGGGTTCCTCATTGCTTCAACGTGA